GGAATCGTCCTCCAAGAGAGAAGGCTTGCAGGTATGAGGCAGGCCTGAGCATAAAAAATACAAGAACAACAGAGATAAAGCAAGAACGACACGGTGCATTCAAAGTCTAGAGGAAAGAACAAATACTGCCGTTACAGTAAGAAAGAGGGTCACCTCATTGATGATAGTTGGAACTGTAGCATAAGGAGAAAAGGAACGGTATGTATAAACCTAAAAAAAATCTGATAATGCTTTGTAATAAGTTTGAGTTAGATGATGCTCTTGTTGATTTTGTTGGATGTGTTTCTTGTCATGATGAACTGTTACTTGGTTCTGCCTATTCGTTTCATATATAATGTATTAAAGATTGGTTCAGTACTTATGATTTTATGCAGAGTGGATATATTTTGCGTATGGGAGATGACAAGCCACATGATATGAAGTGTAGATAAAGTGCATGGAGACCCTCAAAACAAGAAAGGAGATAAAGGGTCGTTATGGAGGGATCGGTGGATGCATGGTTTCTCCATAGGGATGTGTCTCCCTTGATCTATGATCTGGTGGATACTCGAACTGTCAATCATAGAACCGTGCGGCAGGCCTTGACTGATGAGCGCTGGGTTACGGACGTGATGGCCACCACTTCGTCCATGGCGCAGCTGCAGCTCATGCGCCTCTGGCATATTATCGCCACGGTACAGTGATCCCCAAAAGCAGTATTCTTTCTCCTAGCTATGCGCAACCTCATGAATCAACTCGGCCAGCTCCACCTACGCACAACTTTGCCATGGACAGATCCGTTGCTTGCATGTGGTTGTGGTCTGGAGAAGCTGGGCCCCTCTTAATATTCGCTTGGCTAGCCGCGCAATACCGCCTCTGGACATCCGATAGGCGAGCTCGACATAGACTGCAAGACATGCCATCATGTTGCTACATTTGCCTCCAaaacaaagacaatgttgatcacATCCTAGCCCAATGCGTATACCCGAGAGAAACTTAGCACTTATGCTTCGATGTCTTGCATCTTTCCACTCAGATTCCGAGGGTGACAGGTACATTCATGGAGTGGTGGTTGGTGCAGCGCTAGAGATATGTTAAAGATGATAAGAGATGGTTCAATTCCTTAGTGATTTGCTCGGCCGATCGTTATGGAAGCTGCACAATGCCCGTGTGTTCAATAGGGCAGAGCAACAAGTGGGAGCCCAGATCCTTGCAGCCAACATCTTAGAGGAAATTAAGGATAGGAGGAGGGCTCACGATGGAGTTAGTGGCTTAGAACAATTTGTGAGAGAGTAACTTAGTTTTTTCCTAGTTTGGTGTGGAGTGAGTGTGTATCTTCGAGGTTAGTCGCACCTCGCTAGATCTCTTGTAACATATTTTGCTCTCTTTTATAAATAAAATATGGTACGCAATTTGCATACTCTCGAGAAGAAAAACAGACCCATAAATTCATTCTGTTGTTTCATTTTTTTGTCAGCCACATAATGCTCTTTAAACTGACtttctactccatccgttccaaaaagTTTGTCATAGACTTGTCTAGATATAGATGTATTCAGATATGTTTTAAGCaaccgtatctagataaatctaagacaaactTTTTGGGACGTAGGTTATATTTGTTAATGTGACCAGATGCAACTGCCTGTACCACAAGATAACAACACACCACCATGCACCATCATATGTTTCTTCTTGGGTCTGCGTCACAAGCAGGCCAAAGGCTTCTGTCCTCTGTTACTACATTTGGAAACAAAACTTCGAAGATAAGAATAGCAATCAAAGCTTGGAACATAAGAAAAATGTGACAGTTTGCCATGCCGACTTGATGGGCCAACTAGAATATTAAATCAACCAAAGGCCCAGATGGTCATTCAACCCAAGATCGGTGCTGGAAAATAATCAGGTATAACTGCTGATTTATCAACTTCTACACTGAAAACCCCTGCTTTTCAACGAAGAGGAGGTTCTTATTCATGGTGAATTTACACATGTTACACACAAAGCCTCAGACATCATTGGATTTGGAGGGGGCACTTGCTCATATCTTTACTGTGGATGACGACTGTGGCTGGGTGCCGTTCCAGCCAGCCAAAAACTGTCAGAGTAGGCGGTCGAGATACTCGTCGACAGTGGTGTACCTTAGGTCGGGGTACAGCTTAGTGGCCTCAACGCCAAAGGATGGTTCAATCTCGAAGTTGGCCTGGTCGCCCCTAACGAAGATGGAGAGCGCGAGGGACAGCAATATGTTCATAGGGAACGCCACCTCTGCATTATGCATGTCAAGAGAGGTCAGAGGTGCCGTTGCAACCATGTACAAACACCACATATACAAGTCTGGTCGCAGTATGATGGATGTACCCTTGATCATCTTCAGGAGATCCGCCTCCGGGATGCGCACGACATGGAAAGTCCTGTCCACTTTCCTTTCCCACATCGAGATGAGCTCGTTGTGGGACAATATGTTCGCCGGCGGCCTCATGTACAGGATCTTGTTCAGGGTTCTAGGATCGTCGACCGCCCTCACCGTGTAGGCAGCTATGTCTTCTTCCACCACAAACACTGCTGCATGCATCAAGGATCAAAATCAACACATCAACATGATGCCACAATTAATCGACGACGGTGCGAATTTGCAGTGGCAGGAAACGGGATGGGCGTGCTTACCTTTTGCATCTCCATCGCCTAGGACGGTGATCTTGTCGGACGGAGGGCCAGCGCCAACAGCTGTAACATCGCCAATGCTCGGAAGGTAGGTTTCGGCGAACCCATTGCAGCAGACATATGTATGAGGTATACCCTCCGCCTCAATCAGACAGCGAAATTTGACTTTACTAGCGCACAATGTGGCCGCTGGATCAACGGTGTGAACCCGCTCTACATCAGAGCCGAACTCAGATGGCAGAAACCTCTGTACAACAACTACTACTAAGTGGTCAATCTGTAGCCCTCGTTCCATCAAGTAAAAACACAAGCTGATAATCTGACCTTCACATTGCCGACCTCCTTGATTGCAATGACAATCCTCGTCTGCTCGGCGAGCTGACGGGGCCCCACGGCCGAGATGACAATGTCTGCACCCTTTATGGCATTTACGAGGCTCCCGTGGTCAAATAAATCTCCCTGGTCATCAGACAGATAAAAAAGATTCCACACAGAAAACAGTGACAACAGAGAGTAGTTGAAAGGCAGACAACAGAAAGTGGTATTAATCTTATACCTTGATGAGAGCAACACCGGAATCAGTGAACCTCTTGAGGAGCTCCATCTTGGCTGGATCAGACGGAGCAACATCCCTGATGAGGACAGAGGTCGAGTGGCCACGGCGGGCACTCGCCGCGACGATATGCTTGCCTATGTGACCTGTGCCACCAATTACAAGGACCCTGCTCCTCTCCTTGTCCAGCACCATAGTTCCTGATTCAAATATCGAACGCTCTACTAGCTTAGGTGTGCTGCAAGGTCTTGGTTGCGATTTCAAGTGGTGAGAGGTATTATATATAAGGTATACTGTTGTGCGATATGATGAAGCTGACAATTCCTACCTACAAAGCAACCAATTGAAAAGTTTCAGCAACCCCCACCTTCCCTTTAATTCGCTCGACCTTCCTTTAAGAGCACACAATGTCTACTCTGCCCATGGACATCACAACAAAACCTCCAGCACAGAAGGAACTCGTCCACATGCATGGTTACTGCAATTAGAAATCATCCTAAACTGCACTTCTAGTCCTTATTTAACCTCGATGATTGTGATTTGTGACATCTTAAAAGATAATAGTGCATGCTTGTACCTTGTTATTTAAAATACCACGATGACAGAAAATATTTGCAATAATAGTCACAGCAAATTAAGTTACGTACGACATAATTTTCCTCCTAAAGCAGAGGTGGTGATATTTATGTGAAGTTTTTGACAGAGAACGCACGGGAACCATATTTATGTTAATCGTCATAAGTACACGACGGGACTCAGGGGCACAAATCTGGGATATATGGGAATGCATGCTCCCATCACATAATTATTACCAGCAGCTACTACACAGGAAATGCATCTCATTACTACTGCTCTTCCTTGATGGCTTCATAACTAGCAATGA
Above is a window of Triticum aestivum cultivar Chinese Spring chromosome 6B, IWGSC CS RefSeq v2.1, whole genome shotgun sequence DNA encoding:
- the LOC123133138 gene encoding isoflavone reductase homolog IRL isoform X1, translating into MVLDKERSRVLVIGGTGHIGKHIVAASARRGHSTSVLIRDVAPSDPAKMELLKRFTDSGVALIKGDLFDHGSLVNAIKGADIVISAVGPRQLAEQTRIVIAIKEVGNVKRFLPSEFGSDVERVHTVDPAATLCASKVKFRCLIEAEGIPHTYVCCNGFAETYLPSIGDVTAVGAGPPSDKITVLGDGDAKAVFVVEEDIAAYTVRAVDDPRTLNKILYMRPPANILSHNELISMWERKVDRTFHVVRIPEADLLKMIKEVAFPMNILLSLALSIFVRGDQANFEIEPSFGVEATKLYPDLRYTTVDEYLDRLL
- the LOC123133138 gene encoding isoflavone reductase homolog IRL isoform X2, with translation MVLDKERSRVLVIGGTGHIGKHIVAASARRGHSTSVLIRDVAPSDPAKMELLKRFTDSGVALIKGDLFDHGSLVNAIKGADIVISAVGPRQLAEQTRIVIAIKEVGNVKRFLPSEFGSDVERVHTVDPAATLCASKVKFRCLIEAEGIPHTYVCCNGFAETYLPSIGDVTAVGAGPPSDKITVLGDGDAKVFVVEEDIAAYTVRAVDDPRTLNKILYMRPPANILSHNELISMWERKVDRTFHVVRIPEADLLKMIKEVAFPMNILLSLALSIFVRGDQANFEIEPSFGVEATKLYPDLRYTTVDEYLDRLL